The genome window GTCGACCAGCACCTCCACGGCCGCGTAGAAGGCGTCGAGGTCGACATGGAGGATGCCGGCAGGGCCCAACCCCGGAGCCACGGCCCCCAGTGTGCCAGCCCAGTGTGCCAGCATGGCGGGGGGCGGCGTAGAGGGTCGGGGGACATGCACCGGAACGTGCGGCAGGTCGTCGAAGCAGGCAAGGCGCTGGGCGTGGACGTGCACGCGCGCGAGTTCTCGTCCACCACCAGGACGGCGTCGGACGCGGCCGAGGCCATCGGCGTCGAACTGGGCCAGATCATCAAGTCGCTGGTCTTCGGCGTCGGGAGCGGGGCGGGCGACATCGGAGGAGCCGACGAGATCGTCGTAGCCCTGGTCAGCGGCGAGAACCTGCTCGACGAGCACAAGCTGGCGGCCGCGGCGGGGGCCGAC of Actinomycetota bacterium contains these proteins:
- a CDS encoding YbaK/EbsC family protein, producing MHRNVRQVVEAGKALGVDVHAREFSSTTRTASDAAEAIGVELGQIIKSLVFGVGSGAGDIGGADEIVVALVSGENLLDEHKLAAAAGADEAWREDADTVRETTGYPVGGVPPFGHREPLRVFVDQDLLDYDELWAAAGTPHVNFPITPNALLRATGGTICDLARR